Within Hydra vulgaris chromosome 02, alternate assembly HydraT2T_AEP, the genomic segment TTTAGTTGCATTTATGTTTTTGCTCTAGTTCTTGCTGTGGACTGTTCTTCTAAATCTTTAGACTTTTGATATTCTGTCTCAGACTCAGATTAGTTGTCGAAAGTTGATGTTGTTGCAGTTGTCGTTACTGTTGTTGAAGTAAGCTTCACGGATATTATACTTCTTTTCGATGGATGGGTAGTTTTAGAACAAGCAGCCTTCCCAATTTTATACCTAACCTGTCCTTTGCTTTAAATCAGAAAATGATAGAATCTTTTGTCCTCACTGCAGAgttatttatcatcttttttttgtgACGTTAAAagcttaatttatttgattgtattttcttcttttacatTTGTAGTATGTCTTTTTAACTTGATCCAATGTTGCTTGTACGACTTGagttaaataaacttgagtTAAATGAACTTGAGATAAAtgtggaaaaatttttttaaatttttttagctataAACCTGTTGCCTATTTCTCAATTTGCTTTATTCGTTTTTGTCTTCCTTTGATGGATTCTTCCAGGAGCAGATAGCGATCAACATTTCGTATTTTTAGTCGTATTCTGCTGTTGTTTTCTTCTTGTGGAACAGTTCTTCTTTTCCTATGTGACTCTTAAAATTGTACGAGATTCTTCATTCAAATTTTCATGTTTCTTTATAAGGGGATGCacttttattaaagataatacttgaataaatttctgaaatgcaataataaatacaaatgcTATTGCACTTCTATGCTATTTGACTCCCATATGACGAatacatattcatatataaatgttaGTGTTATTCAATCGATTAAACCTTGCTAATTCTCATAAACTTTTAGAAGACTCCAGAAAGTTCTCGAAAGTTtcagagatttttaaaaacatttaaaacagttcaaaaattctaaaaagttcCGAAagaatctaatatatatatatatatatatatatatatatatatatatatatatatatatatatatatatatatatatatatatatatatatattcatatttatgtttatatacttttataagtattttgcACTCagaattttctaattttcaaacaatttcaaGCACTTAATATTGGTTCTCGCTGTGTCCCTAATTTATACAatagtatttagtttttaaacattaaaagtattgaaaacaCTCTATTTCGCCATCAGTAGGCTCATTAGGAAGCTTTCTGATGAGCCTACTGATGCTAAAACTACTTGTTGAAAAAAATcagataagtgtttttaataatttaatattgctAATATTATACACGATAGTTTATTTTCTCAgaagatttttaaacaattttatcataatatcattttaaaatgctattttaaaatgatattatgaTAACTTAACTGTtgaattatttgtttgtttcctgcttttaattttagacaatacttttggtttaaatgttttgcttttctctttaagtttatttttaattcaaaacaaaaatattttgcacgGATTTACCAGTTTCTTTTTTGAAAGAAGTGAAAGCAGATTTTccagttaatatataaataaaagcaatttaaaaaatgggaaaaaagaacttcaaatgttttaatacaaaaagaagGAATTACGATAAATAATATTCAACTAAAACGCTAAAACTATTGAGCAACATTTTTACAACTAACGAAAAGCAGCCTTAAcctaataacaataatttaaccGAGAGTGTGagagtgagagagagagagagagagagagagagagagagagagagagagagggagagagagagagagagtcgTATtctgagagagagagagagagagagagagggagagagagagagagagagagagagaaagagagagagagagagagagagtgagagagACTATAAAAAAAGGAATGGCAAAATCAATAAAACGGCAAATAAAAGCTTGCACtcacattaaaattatttttggtgtTTGTATGGCTTGTAgttagatatttaaatattcatgGAAAGTATATTAGGTTATATGATTTTGCACTCGCGACGTTGAGTCACATTGGATCAATGTTGATCCTTATACATTTAATCAATATTGTGTTATATACATTTAATCATTGTTAGATctagatttaaaaacattatacttTTAAGATGTTTTTACACACGTTGGATCTATGTAACTGTGAAAACTGTTTTTAGTTGCGTTGGTACTAATCTTTTCATTtacattattgttaaacatataatacattgttaaacatataatacattgttaaacatataagattgttaaacatatatatgttggACCAACGTAACTGTGGAAACTGTTTTTAGTCGCGTTGGTTTAATCTTTTCattgatattattgttaaacattGAATCAACGTAGGATTTGCATCATAAAAATAGGCGACAGTTGCGATGGTTTTGCATTCGTTGGCCCAATCTATGAATACTAATTAAGAAACGcagttttttaagcaaaaaaagcacTGCGTTTTAAATATATCTCGTTACATGTAGATGTGCTGAAAAAAATACAGACTATTGTAACGAAGTAAATGCACtaacttttataagttaataTACTTACTtctatattataacttttattagtgtttgttttgagtttttcaatGAGAGAAAACTACACTagtataatagtaataacattaattataataataataataagattattttatgttttcattaatgtgtttaatatGTCAATCATgtcattctttttattcaaCTTAAACAATATGGAATAAAAAAGACAACATTACAACATACTCAGTTTTATTTACCAAACAAAAAGCGAAACGTGCTAAAATGAAACAGTTAAAACGACAAAACATACTAGAACATTGGAGGACTCAATTTTTGGATACCTAGAGGATACTTTTCAtctatgtaaataatttatactttaacctctttttttcttattagcAAATCACACCTATCTGTTTTATTCTCGTggacattaaaataaataatagggACATTAAATTGAACTATAAATAAGTTAAcgaaaagttaaacaaattaaactaatGATTCACATGTAAACTCGTGAcatgtttatattacatgttTAACAATGTAAACTCTTGACATGTAAACTCATGACATGTAAACTCATGACATGTAAACTCATGACATGTAAACTCATGACATGTAAACTCATGACATGTAAACTCATGACATGTAAACTCATGACATGTGAACTCATGACATGTAAACTCATGACATGTAAACTCATGACATGTAAACTCGTGACATGTAAACTCGTGACATGTAAACTCATGACATGTAAACTCGTGACATGTAAACTCGTGACATGTAAACTCGTGACATGTAAACTCATGACATGTAAACTCATGACATGTAAACTCATGACATGTAAACTCATGACATGTAAACTCGTGACATGTAAACTCGTGACATGTAAACTCATGACATGTAAACTCATAACATGTAAACTCGTGACATGTAAACTCATGACATGTAAACTCGAGACATGTAAACTCATGACATGTAAACTCGTGACATGTAAACTCGTGACGTGTAAACTCATGACATGTAAACTCATAACATGTAAACTCGTGACATGTAAACTCATGACATGTAACCTCATGACATGTAAACTCGTGACATGTAAACTCGTGACATGTAAACTCATGAGATGTTAACATGTTTACTATTgctcaacatttaaaaaaaaatttcacttacaaaaatttgtattttaaaaaaaaacatgcctGCAGAAATGTATTTCAAGCAAAAAGAATTGCAAGTAATGAAACACGTTAACTTGGAGCGTTAAATGTGTACAAATTCAAGTTATTCTTAGCTTTAcagtttatgtataaaataaagaagGGGCTGCTtccaataataattaaactttattttagcaAAGTAAGTAGTAATTACTCCATTAGATTTTCAGTCTAATAGAGTATTTGATAGGGAGTTGCTGCTGGGCCAGGTTGTTTATAGAGCCAACCAGTCTGTCAAACTTTTGTTATAAGCTGTCAATCTTTTGTTATAAGCTAATGCTACGTGAAAACTTTGCTCAAGAAAAAGTTTTCTACCagcattaaaataactattagattaaaattgtttattataatgcttgaaaaatagaaataaaaacatagcTGTGTAAAAATGCTGTTCACTTCAGACATTTACTTGATCACTTTTGATCAAGTAAATGTGTGAAGtgatcaaataaaaacataaacatggACTTGCCCTAGGAATATTCATTTTGTTAGTCATATtgaagctatatatatatatatatatatatatatatatatatatatatatatatatatatatatatatatatatattaactcaaataaaattttccaaGCGTGTAGGCTGGGCAAACCGTATCTTATTTCTAAATTATCagtattgaaatttaaaatttaaaatatttaaaatttatttaaagtattcatAAATGCTCTTGGGATAgcatttagtgtttttaaagatctttgtatttttatatgcaacaaaaaaaaaaaaaaaaaaaaaaaaaaaaaaaaaacaaaaatatttactagAAATATAGATGTTTTATATGAGAAtggtaaaagttataaaaaatatatgcgcAATCTACATTCTGGATAGTTCACTCTCATTTAGCTCGCTCGCAGTTGATTTACAGTTAGCAAAAGCTCCGTTGGCAGCATTTCCATTGTAACTACTACTTGTATAAGCTACATTTTCTTTGacattttacaaaatgtttaaataacccaaaatttgaaattaggGGAAAAGTATATAGTTAATACAGTTTGTTTAGATATTACATTTACAATCAACCACTTAATATTGGTTCTCCTCAGGTCACTAAATCATGtgatttttgtacaaaatataaatattaaacgttaaaaatttgctttgtaATTTTAAAGCCAGTTTTTAAACGTATTATAAATGCTCAtatttactttatgttttttcgTAACATTATACtgataaatagtttaattatataaactaatttatgtatacatatagaactttaaaagatactttaatatagcataaaaataaaaatttcaagatagttgtgttttaaaagaaaatattatatttaaaacaaactttaaaatattacgaTAGAGTACtaagaatatgtttttttacacggttttgatatataaatattttttcttaggtTTGTCGATTACCTGACCCACTGTGTGGTGTTCTTGAACCCTCATTCGCAAAGTATTGTTAGGCGAAGTGTCTAGAAAGAGATCTTTGTTCCATTCCAATTTATTAGAATCGATTACtttcgattttattttctttgtaaaagaATACATGCAACTTTTTGAAATGATTCCAAGaataatttatcatttcatCTTGGAACATTTTGAAAAGATAACCTTCAAGTTTTGTGTTTCGTTAGCGTTCTGTTGAAAAactagaacttttttttttcttcaattaatatattttttaaataaataagttatgtttaaataaataaaccaatgttataatatttacattgacttttataataaactagttaagaagtttttttccCATGAAACCCCTCTCCATCCTCGACTTATCCAAATCAGTACCCACATGGATGAATAAAGATATCAAAAAAGCTTCAAGATATAAAGtatgtattttcaaaaagataattgcagtatctaatttaaattaagtaagcCTAAAACTGAATTCAATAATCAATACAAATTAgttagaaaattattaaataaagcaGTTTTACAAtatgaagaaattttttcaatgcaTGCAAAACAAAATCCTATAAAATTATACTCCTACATCAAcaagcaaacaaaaattaaaaactgatatcAAGACAGTGTTTGATGCTGACTGGAAAAAAATCACAGAGAAAAAAGAtatcatttattgtttaaacaaaCAGTTTCATAGAACCTTTACTCAGACCTATTACAGAACATTAATGCTAGATTTCAAACCAAAATCTCCAACTGTATCTTTAGTTGACAGTAAAACTCTATTTAGTAATACTCGAGTAGCCACTCTACTGTGCAGCTTATACAAATCGAAACCGCCTGGAGTAGACCAGATACATTCTTTTGTTCTTTAAATATGTTATCAGAACCTAAGTTTTCCATTATATTGAACATTTATCAAATCTTTTGAAACACGCATTGTTCCCTCGCAATAGAAAGATGCGAATATCTGATCCATCTTCAAGAAAGGATGTAGACGTGAACCAATAAACTACCGTCCAACCTCGTTGACTTTTATTGCAAGTAAGATCATGGAGAGATTAGTGAGAGAATACATGACGGAGATccttactaaatttaaactacTATCTATTCACCAACATGGATTTGTTAGTGGTAAATCTTGTGCCACAAACCTGTTAGagatgttatatataattttatggcTGTTCTAATCTTACTGGACTTTTCCAAAGCTTTTTGAAAACGActgaatataaaacttaatgGCTATgggtttgatttaaaattaattacttgaatttctaatttttttaaatatagacgACAGTGAGTAGTCTTGGGTGGTGTGTATTCTGACTGGACAAAGGTAATGAGTGGGGTCCCAAAAGGATTGGTTATTTGTCCACTATTGTTTTCGATATACATAAATTACATGCCAGAAATAGTCAAAAATTTTGTAAGCTTTTTGAAAATGATAGCCAGCTCGTTGCTTCGATCAAAAACAATATGGATATCATACCAGTCCAAAATGACCTTGACGCCCTCATGGACTGTTCCAAGCTATGGAAGATGTCCTTTCATATTGAGAAATGTAAAGTTATGAAATTCGGTGAAAAACCAAGCAAAAATCTAGATTACTGTTACTTCActtgaaacaacaaaaattgagCAAAATCTTGgtgtaatttttaacaataaattaaaatggaaTTACCACATCAGACATgcaataaataaagcaaatataatCCTTTGTATGCTTAAGCGAACATTCAAAGCTTGGACAGagcttatttttattagattgttTACAACCTTAATAAATAAGGAATACTGTGATTCTGTTTGGAatccttttcaaaaaaaagacataagGGCTCTAGAAGCCGTCCAGAAAAGAGCAACTAAACTTGTTCCAGCAATAAGAAATTTAGGTTACAAAGCCCATCTAACTTATCTCAATCTACAAACTCTAGAACAAAGATGGCAACGAGGGGACatgatacaatattttaaagcattCAAGGGGTTTAATGAAGTAAATTGGTTTCATATCAATGCCATACCACATTCCCTTTTAGCACAAAGACCTGCAAGTAATGTTAGAGGCTCTAAATTAAGACTGTCGAGACAATTTACAAATAACCAAGCTAGATATTACTTCTTAACAAACAGAATTGTATTCTTATGGAATAAGTTGCCAAATCAAGTCATTGATTCAAGAAGCATCAACGAGTTCAAGAATCGATATGACAAGTTCATGGTCGCCAAACAAGTTATCTGCTAAAATCTGCGAGACAGACTTCAtgagaaatttaattttattctagttgcagatttttgtattatattattatatcttttaataaatttcatttaataaatttaaacattgggtaacatttcaaactttaaattgcatattttttgtaaagatattcttttttttttttaactttactgacacaaaatagtTTCATTGTTTGCATTTACAAAACTTTTCTCCCCAATTTACTCTCCACCTTTGTGCGGGGTACGGTCTTTCTACCCCCAAAAACTGGTAACCTTAACAACACTATGGATACACAAAATGCAAACCATTttgacaattaaatattttttatatcgtgACTTACATCTTCAATCATATTAgcattaattttactttaaatacaatttcAATCGTATCATATAATTGAGTGACCACCAACCATCATTATTATCTTCGTTACTTTACGTTATGTTAAGTAGGAgattaaaaattgaaagagattaaaatgaaaaagtaatattttacttCAAGAGTATTTTTAGttgcaaattaataaaactcgACCTGAGTAAATAAACTatgtaatataaagtattaCTCATGACaagtaattttgatttttagtatttgttaggataattgaattcattttttgaatgactaaaataattttgtctaacttttttgacttaaaattaCTGAAAAGCATTGTTAGTGCGAAAAATAACGTCAATTTTTTAAGAAGT encodes:
- the LOC136076233 gene encoding keratin-associated protein 9-1-like, with amino-acid sequence MLTSHEFTCHEFTCHEFTCHEVTCHEFTCHEFTCYEFTCHEFTRHEFTCHEFTCHEFTCLEFTCHEFTCHEFTCYEFTCHEFTCHEFTCHEFTCHEFTCHEFTCHEFTCHEFTCHEFTCHEFTCHEFTCHEFTCHEFTCHEFTCHEFTCHEFTCHEFTCHEFTCHEFTCHEFTCHEFTCHEFTCHEFTCHEFTCQEFTLLNM